The proteins below come from a single Natrinema sp. SYSU A 869 genomic window:
- a CDS encoding GNAT family N-acetyltransferase → MPHNDPQPTIESASRADLDTLAELWVRLATDQRRHDSAVRPEANREAMRETLGAYLVNDGLLVARLDGAIIGFASVSIERGTLELDTTRGLLSNIYVEPAYRNRGIGTALLEAAEDSLVQRGADTMLLEVMADNESAQQFYRRKGYDEFRVTMGRSLEDRDENDTHSKEDG, encoded by the coding sequence ATGCCCCACAACGACCCGCAGCCGACGATTGAATCCGCGTCTCGAGCCGATCTCGACACCCTCGCCGAGCTCTGGGTCCGGCTCGCCACTGACCAGCGCCGACACGATTCGGCGGTCCGCCCCGAGGCGAACCGCGAGGCCATGCGAGAGACGCTCGGGGCCTACCTGGTCAACGACGGCCTGCTCGTCGCACGCCTTGACGGCGCGATCATCGGCTTCGCCTCGGTCTCGATCGAACGCGGCACCCTCGAACTCGACACCACCCGCGGCCTGCTCTCGAATATCTACGTCGAGCCCGCCTATCGGAACCGCGGGATCGGCACGGCGTTGCTCGAGGCAGCCGAGGACTCACTCGTTCAGCGGGGCGCTGACACGATGTTGCTCGAGGTGATGGCCGATAACGAATCCGCCCAACAGTTTTACCGTCGCAAGGGGTACGATGAGTTTCGGGTGACGATGGGTCGGTCACTCGAAGACCGGGACGAAAACGATACACATTCAAAGGAGGACGGCTAA